The proteins below come from a single Eremothecium sinecaudum strain ATCC 58844 chromosome II, complete sequence genomic window:
- the TAF10 gene encoding Taf10p (Syntenic homolog of Ashbya gossypii AGL155W; Syntenic homolog of Saccharomyces cerevisiae YDR167W (TAF10)), which produces MSEKEMAIDEDIDVEDELNEFDDNEDAPLDNLGIFGDQGQQHGQANAVTDSTESKLFDIPEFTRKDKTISEILDLMVDNPPIIPDAVIDYYLTKDGFECTDVRVKRLLALATQKFVSDIASDAYEYSRIRSSIAVHNSNNGQARARQLMLGQQQPGTQQISQQQHQQNEKTNANKVTLTVNDLSSAVAEYGLNISRPDFYR; this is translated from the coding sequence ATGTCTGAGAAGGAAATGGCCATCGATGAGGATATTGATGTTGAAGATGAATTAAACGAGTTCGACGACAACGAAGATGCTCCGCTGGATAATCTTGGAATATTCGGAGATCAGGGACAACAACATGGCCAAGCGAATGCAGTTACAGATTCAACGGAAAGCaaattatttgatattCCTGAATTCACTCGTAAAGATAAGACAATAAGTGAAATACTCGATTTAATGGTTGATAATCCTCCCATCATTCCAGACGCTGTAATCGATTATTATTTGACAAAAGATGGTTTTGAATGCACTGATGTGAGAGTAAAGAGACTACTGGCATTAGCTACACAAAAGTTTGTGAGTGATATTGCCTCAGATGCATATGAATACTCTAGGATTAGGTCCTCAATCGCAGTGCATAACTCAAACAACGGCCAAGCCAGGGCAAGACAGTTAATGCTGGGACAGCAACAACCTGGTACGCAGCAAATATCACAGCAGCAACATCAACAAAATGAAAAGACTAATGCTAACAAAGTTACGCTAACTGTGAATGATTTAAGCAGTGCAGTTGCGGAATACGGCCTTAACATATCAAGACCTGACTTCTACCGTTAG
- the CDC37 gene encoding Hsp90 co-chaperone CDC37 (Syntenic homolog of Ashbya gossypii AGL154W; Syntenic homolog of Saccharomyces cerevisiae YDR168W (CDC37)) — protein MPIDYSKWDKIEISDDSDIEVHPNVDKRSFIRWKQQSIHEQRAKRNQDIKNLEFQIEMYAHLNKRADKIMAQLGDEELLSKDRVSKFLNENFDRTERGLGDSVDPDMPPYNEMVEDLFEQLEKNAIDEGKNPKDGAIIREMMQKHREKITRVTEEAKTKLQELYKEKELHISSEDVHTGFDRSIINKSSPSDNEVSKYMKPAEYAAISSGSNDIKLPPPRLDFITFKDDPMALAPETELFGDITAVDYKKSEEFLLQNLQILSEQQTDALMMKAFEYEMDGDSSKAYQVIHQAELMSYIREIYSMKKIPHLHVQELTEVITVFFKKVFYNAANIAGKKSFLESVQKKFDHVIQRCKVLRAEQAEEFQKEGNVETIQLKSLDESTELQVNLPDFDSQDPKELKKIEAFKTLPKEMQEAVKTQSLDNINEVFANMSIEEAEKILDIFNESEIIGINALLEDEQEFKQLQDQYNNVAKEDQNESDGDITHTADIVD, from the coding sequence ATGCCAATTGATTATTCTAAGTGGGATAAGATCGAGATTTCAGATGATTCAGATATTGAAGTTCACCCAAATGTGGACAAACGGTCATTTATCAGGTGGAAGCAGCAATCCATTCATGAACAGCGTGCAAAGAGAAACCAGGATATTAAGAACTTAGAGTTCCAGATTGAGATGTACGCTCATTTAAATAAAAGAGCAGATAAAATTATGGCCCAACTAGGAGACGAGGAATTGCTTTCAAAGGATCGCGTCAGTAAATTTCTCAATGAAAACTTTGATAGAACTGAAAGAGGATTAGGCGACAGTGTTGATCCTGACATGCCTCCTTACAATGAAATGGTAGAAGATTTGTTTGAACAGCTAGAAAAAAATGCGATTGATGAGGGTAAAAACCCTAAGGACGGTGCTATTATCAGGGAAATGATGCAGAAACATAGAGAAAAAATCACCCGTGTTACAGAAGAAGCCAAGACTAAGTTGCAAGAACTTTACAAGGAGAAGGAACTACATATTTCTTCCGAGGATGTTCATACAGGGTTTGACAGGAGTATCATAAACAAATCGTCTCCCTCTGATAATGAAGTAAGTAAGTACATGAAACCTGCTGAGTACGCTGCCATCTCTAGTGGTTCTAATGATATTAAATTGCCTCCTCCACGGTTGGACTTTATTACTTTTAAAGATGATCCAATGGCTTTAGCTCCAGAAACAGAACTTTTTGGAGATATTACAGCTGTAGACTACAAGAAATCGGAAGAGTTTTTACTGCAGAACTTACAGATTTTATCAGAGCAGCAGACTGATGCGTTGATGATGAAGGCTTTCGAATATGAGATGGATGGAGACTCTTCAAAGGCGTATCAAGTTATCCATCAGGCGGAATTGATGTCTTATATCCGTGAGATCTATTCAATGAAAAAGATACCGCACCTACATGTTCAAGAACTTACTGAGGTGATTACcgttttctttaaaaaaGTTTTCTACAATGCTGCAAATATCGCGGGAAAGAAGTCCTTTTTGGAATCAGTTCAAAAGAAGTTTGATCATGTTATACAACGCTGTAAAGTATTAAGAGCAGAACAAGCCGAAGAGTTCCAAAAGGAAGGAAATGTTGAAACGATCCAACTGAAATCCTTAGATGAATCTACAGAATTACAAGTGAACCTTCCTGACTTCGATTCACAGGACCCTAAAGAACTCAAGAAAATCGAAGCATTTAAGACGTTACCAAAGGAAATGCAAGAGGCTGTAAAAACACAAAGTTTAGATAACATTAATGAGGTGTTTGCAAATATGtcaattgaagaagctgAAAAAATATTGGATATTTTTAACGAAAGTGAAATAATCGGCATTAATGCATTACTTGAAGATGAGCAAGAGTTTAAGCAGTTACAGGACCAATATAATAATGTCGCGAAGGAAGACCAGAATGAGTCTGATGGTGATATCACCCACACGGCCGATATCGTTGATTAG
- the GID11 gene encoding Gid11p (Syntenic homolog of Ashbya gossypii AGL153C; Syntenic homolog of Saccharomyces cerevisiae YLR149C), whose protein sequence is MTIQSITGTTCGDDGINSGSGKVYQNYLMPTLKLYDAKVSINHWQLRDCVKYSSTTPGSVYYIYDHSVRSLDTRSTQREIQNEKLERRKRRTSMTNQTPRCELLKDYHSPSELVVQFDYKPRCFRENGGLIACGGLIGSDDSGSNLNGFSLHSEEGDEDNLTSVRGSERPSAVRTAPNVEPMKLANSSILTDNSFYGNQLSWKGIVALYNIENDVSLTYKLGQYINNCVELYQRNSQQYDLYTCNNDCHMYQCDVSNRGVELTRRFSDLKFALNSTAISHDGKTMVVSGDSSKFAIYHQNQLNGSFSLQYDTAPDWGSKWAKTKRVPRYAIMDRSEYVDRIYDSPGGDNGFCTSYSENDLQMATLFQNGLCLVYDMRKMDTPLAEISSTRRHSQNGSFRVCKFSQSFDDLLFISEHQSHVHVVDTRNLMNHQVIVIPDKIKNNEEVEILNTNSSSARRTSPSTSDPCVTYATKIPIRSLEPEVLPYPKVALYSTLHQNGFSDDPSSTPFGADMTQRRRRHSTFRVRRYSTSTRGPPNNEGIVDGIDPTILDHHYTDQNYRAVDNYNYVINVSPSDETRNSESTVDDLSRTARNTMPMEDMVDDETLEENQGVADDESDSMNSIDVYNDGPEVGQGGQFLFSNLHSSRPRHEGMSMTMTSVLNGNRRDSSSRLGRAPPFITTTADYFEENSISGIDWIQDAEGSSLVIGTDYGIIKWNINSWARRSFPCYDFC, encoded by the coding sequence ATGACAATCCAGAGCATCACCGGTACGACTTGTGGAGATGATGGAATTAATTCTGGGTCAGGTAAGGTTTATCAGAACTATTTGATGCCTACACTAAAACTATATGATGCAAAGGTATCGATCAATCACTGGCAATTGAGAGATTGTGTGAAGTATTCTTCAACAACTCCGGGAAGCGTATATTACATTTATGATCATTCGGTCCGATCATTAGACACAAGGTCTACTCAACGAGAAATACAGAATGAGAAATTAGAGAGGCGCAAGAGAAGAACATCCATGACTAATCAAACACCGCGCTGTGAACTTTTAAAGGACTACCATTCACCCTCGGAACTTGTTGTTCAATTTGACTATAAACCGAGATGTTTCCGTGAAAACGGGGGTTTGATCGCATGCGGAGGCTTAATAGGGTCGGATGATAGTGGAAGTAACCTGAATGGTTTCTCTCTGCATTCTGAAGAAGGGGATGAAGATAATCTTACCTCAGTGCGTGGGTCTGAGCGTCCATCTGCCGTTCGTACGGCTCCAAATGTGGAACCTATGAAACTAGCCAATAGTAGCATCCTCACAGATAATAGTTTTTATGGCAATCAACTGTCTTGGAAAGGTATTGTCGCATTGTACAATATAGAAAACGATGTCTCATTAACCTATAAGTTGGGGCAGTATATCAATAACTGTGTTGAATTATATCAGCGTAATTCTCAGCAGTACGATTTATACACCTGTAATAATGATTGTCACATGTATCAATGTGACGTTAGCAATAGGGGCGTTGAATTAACGAGGCGATTTTCTGACCTAAAGTTCGCTCTAAACAGTACAGCAATTTCCCATGACGGAAAGACTATGGTGGTGTCTGGCGATTCAAGTAAGTTTGCAATTTATCACCAAAACCAACTTAATGGATCATTCTCATTGCAGTATGATACTGCTCCTGATTGGGGTTCGAAGTGGGCTAAAACAAAACGTGTTCCAAGGTATGCTATAATGGATAGATCAGAATACGTTGACCGAATTTATGATTCACCTGGTGGTGACAACGGTTTTTGTACAAGCTATAGTGAGAATGATTTGCAGATGGCCACACTATTTCAGAATGGTTTATGTTTAGTATACGATATGAGAAAAATGGACACTCCGTTAGCTGAAATATCTTCTACTAGAAGACATTCCCAAAATGGTTCTTTTAGAGTCTGTAAGTTTAGTCAGTCCTTCGATGATTTGTTATTCATCTCTGAACATCAAAGTCATGTCCATGTGGTGGACACAAGAAATTTAATGAATCACCAGGTTATCGTTATACCAGATAAAATCAAGAATAATGAGGAAGttgaaattttaaataCTAACTCATCCTCGGCTAGACGTACTTCACCGTCAACTAGTGATCCTTGTGTCACATATGCAACGAAAATCCCGATAAGAAGTTTAGAGCCAGAGGTCTTACCCTATCCTAAGGTCGCATTGTATTCTACCTTGCATCAAAATGGCTTTTCTGACGACCCTAGTTCTACTCCATTTGGCGCTGATATGACACAACGTAGGAGGAGACACTCTACTTTTAGAGTTAGAAGATATTCAACTAGTACTAGAGGACCTCCTAACAATGAAGGGATAGTTGATGGTATTGATCCAACTATTCTGGACCATCATTATACGGATCAAAATTATCGTGCAGTTGATAATTACAACTATGTTATCAATGTTAGTCCCTCTGATGAGACGCGAAATTCGGAATCTACCGTCGATGATTTATCTAGGACGGCACGCAATACGATGCCAATGGAGGATATGGTAGATGATGAAACACTGGAGGAAAACCAAGGTGTTGCAGATGATGAGAGCGATTCAATGAATTCGATTGACGTCTATAATGACGGCCCAGAAGTTGGCCAAGGGGGACAGTTCCTTTTTAGCAACCTCCATAGTTCGAGACCTCGTCATGAAGGTATGTCGATGACAATGACTAGTGTACTAAACGGCAATAGAAGGGACTCATCATCTAGGCTTGGAAGAGCTCCTCCGTTTATTACTACTACTGCAGActattttgaagaaaatagCATATCTGGCATTGACTGGATACAGGATGCAGAGGGTAGTTCATTAGTTATTGGAACAGATTATGGTATAATAAAATGGAACATCAACTCGTGGGCTAGAAGGAGTTTCCCATGTTATGATTTTTGTTGA